The following is a genomic window from Deltaproteobacteria bacterium.
AGGCGACGGGCTGTTCCGGGTGATGGTCGCTGATGCCTTCGCCCACCGCAGCGAAGCCGCCGCCACGTGCGCCGCGATCGCCGCTCGCGGGGCGCAGTGTTTCGTCGCCCGCGCCACCGCCAGGGCCGCGGCGAGCGTGCCTGCGTCCCGGCCCCCATCGGAGCCTGCCGGGCGCAAGCCGGTGGCCGCACCCTTAGCGGCGCTCGCACCCGGCGTTCTTGAGCGGCTCGACACGCTGGAAGCGGAAAACCGCCAACTGCGTAACGAGATTGAAGCGCTCAAGGCGGAACGGACAAAGCCGTCCCATGCGCCGTCTTCTCGGGCCGGTCCTGCCGCGGAGACGACCGCCGCTCGATTCGTGCGGACAGATTCGAAATTCGGCTACGACGTCCTCGACCCCACTACCGAAATCAATCGCAAGCAGCGTCTGATTCTCGAACGCCGGCATGACGGGA
Proteins encoded in this region:
- a CDS encoding SPOR domain-containing protein, which translates into the protein MALAHASTGSAEDITVTAGPTFMDAGRNVTAPSSAVAAAEGESAGHKPARSLVTAPRAPAPAVATGWQVQLGAFRSETRAAKAMAALAQTLADLPRAGVLAIDDSKGDGLFRVMVADAFAHRSEAAATCAAIAARGAQCFVARATARAAASVPASRPPSEPAGRKPVAAPLAALAPGVLERLDTLEAENRQLRNEIEALKAERTKPSHAPSSRAGPAAETTAARFVRTDSKFGYDVLDPTTEINRKQRLILERRHDG